One window of the Streptomyces sp. TS71-3 genome contains the following:
- a CDS encoding ABC transporter substrate-binding protein has translation MLRLGGLLVPALSAPALLTGCGASPGTGAGNVLRVSQPADPETMDPQKQGDMVSMNVLINIFDTLTTRGRDNRLHPGLALSWKATSPLVWRFRLRPGVRFHNGEPCDAAAVKFSIERLLDPATKSPIVELRYVKGVTVVDQLTVDLHTTLHDPILPDKLSLFGGVAVPPRHLAQVGDEAFAAHPVGTGPFTFVRWQRDHELRLRAWSGHFSGRPRVDELVFSPAPNASSSLAALQSGGVDLVTGLTPDAAQQLAGYTGVTLESHTGIRTSYLSLNTLDDGPLKDRRVRQALNHAIDVPLLIKAVLGGKAREVPAMIPRGAFGFDPALKPFTRSVATARRLLAEAGYPHGFTTTLTASNIDSNVAEALSGLLARAGVHAKVDLLDPGTYSERLTSTNHGALGPMYLAASTVWTLDGESMVQSNVRSDRRQSRWHSKEADHLVDLEELSVDPARRVRAFSDLQRLMREEAPFVFLYQIDNIYARNDRPRWRSGSAGVLDMASAEVSR, from the coding sequence GTGCTGCGCCTGGGCGGGCTGCTCGTCCCCGCGCTCTCCGCGCCGGCACTGCTCACCGGATGCGGTGCCTCCCCGGGCACCGGCGCCGGCAACGTGCTGCGGGTGTCGCAACCCGCGGATCCCGAGACGATGGATCCCCAGAAGCAGGGTGACATGGTGTCGATGAACGTCCTCATCAACATCTTCGACACGCTGACCACCCGTGGCCGGGACAACAGGTTGCACCCAGGGCTCGCACTCTCCTGGAAGGCTACGAGCCCCTTGGTGTGGAGGTTCAGACTCCGTCCCGGCGTACGGTTTCACAACGGGGAGCCGTGTGACGCGGCAGCGGTGAAATTCAGCATCGAGAGACTGCTCGACCCGGCGACCAAGTCACCGATCGTGGAGCTGCGGTACGTGAAGGGCGTGACCGTCGTCGACCAGCTGACGGTGGACCTGCACACCACGCTGCACGACCCGATCCTGCCGGACAAACTCTCCCTGTTCGGCGGTGTCGCGGTGCCGCCGCGCCACCTGGCCCAGGTCGGCGACGAGGCGTTCGCGGCGCACCCCGTCGGCACCGGGCCGTTCACCTTCGTGCGCTGGCAGCGCGACCACGAGCTCCGGTTGCGGGCCTGGTCCGGGCACTTCAGCGGCCGGCCCCGCGTCGACGAGCTGGTCTTCAGCCCGGCGCCCAACGCCTCGTCGTCGCTGGCGGCGCTCCAGAGCGGCGGCGTCGACCTGGTCACCGGGCTCACCCCGGACGCCGCACAGCAGCTCGCCGGCTACACCGGTGTCACGCTGGAGAGCCACACCGGCATCCGCACCTCGTACCTCTCGCTGAACACGCTGGACGACGGGCCGCTGAAGGACCGGAGGGTGCGCCAGGCCCTCAACCACGCGATCGACGTACCGCTGCTGATCAAGGCGGTGCTGGGCGGCAAGGCGCGTGAGGTGCCTGCGATGATCCCGCGCGGCGCCTTCGGGTTCGACCCGGCCCTCAAGCCGTTCACCCGCTCCGTGGCCACCGCGCGCAGGCTGCTCGCCGAGGCCGGCTACCCGCACGGCTTCACCACCACGCTGACCGCCTCCAACATCGACTCGAACGTCGCCGAGGCGCTGTCCGGGCTGCTGGCCAGGGCGGGCGTGCACGCCAAGGTCGACCTGCTCGACCCCGGCACCTACTCCGAGCGGCTGACCAGCACCAACCACGGCGCGCTCGGGCCGATGTACCTGGCGGCCAGCACCGTGTGGACGCTGGACGGCGAGAGCATGGTGCAGTCCAACGTCCGCAGCGACCGGCGCCAGAGCCGCTGGCACTCCAAGGAGGCGGACCACCTGGTCGACCTGGAGGAACTGTCCGTGGACCCCGCGCGGCGGGTGCGGGCCTTCTCAGACCTCCAGCGGCTGATGCGCGAGGAGGCGCCGTTCGTCTTCCTCTACCAGATCGACAACATCTACGCCCGCAACGACCGGCCGCGCTGGCGGTCCGGGTCGGCGGGAGTGCTCGACATGGCGAGTGCGGAGGTCTCCCGATGA
- a CDS encoding ABC transporter ATP-binding protein has translation MTALLEVRDLTVRFGSAAAVRGVDLTLERGEVLGIVGESGSGKSVTALAVLGLLPDGATATGSVRLDGTELLGAGESLMNTVRGNRVAMVFQDPLSAFTPVYRIGEQIAEAIRAHQDVPKEKAAQRAVELLDLVGIPEPHLRAAAFPHEFSGGMRQRAMIAMSVANDPDVILADEPTTALDVTIQAQVLDVLRTAQRETGAAMVLVSHDLGVIAGSADRVAVMYAGRVVETAPVDELFARPRMPYTLGLLGAVPRLDGALPAAERTAGARADGGEPAEEAPGDGSPGDVVPAEGGPGSAPAASAGRSPAVLVPIPGAPPRAGALPQGCSFAPRCPLAEPACRAAEPELLPAGRAGSGGPPPASAPAQTQERDSGDAPPATAPSRIQEPDSREAHLAACVRADEILQRRLGPTDVFPVPPVPAPLAEQERDGDDGPVLSVRGLHKTFPLYKGSVFKRRTGSVYAVDGVELEIGRGETLGLVGESGSGKSTTLYEILGLRPPESGVIEVLGRSTAQLTRRQEHELRGQLQIVFQDPMASLDPRMAVADIIAEPLHALGGDRDAVRRRIPELLELVGLEPAHATRFPHEFSGGQRQRIGIARALAVDPRLLVLDEPVSALDVSIQAGVLNLLTQLKAELGLAYLFVSHDLSVVRHIADRVSVMYMGRTVEAGAVDEVFAAPRHPYTQALLSAVPLPDPPRERRRERILLAGDPPSPTHRDPGCRFRGRCPVFARLDAGDRTRCETQRPALLSHGPDQVAACHFPEVRTVV, from the coding sequence GTGACCGCTCTACTGGAGGTCCGTGACCTCACCGTCCGCTTCGGCAGCGCCGCCGCGGTGCGGGGCGTCGACCTCACCCTGGAGCGCGGCGAAGTCCTCGGCATCGTCGGCGAGTCGGGGTCCGGAAAGTCCGTGACCGCTCTCGCCGTGCTGGGGCTGCTGCCGGACGGCGCGACGGCGACCGGCTCGGTGCGCCTCGACGGCACCGAGCTGCTCGGGGCGGGCGAGAGCCTGATGAACACCGTCCGCGGCAACCGCGTCGCCATGGTCTTCCAGGACCCGCTGTCGGCGTTCACACCGGTCTACCGGATCGGCGAGCAGATAGCCGAGGCGATACGCGCGCACCAGGACGTGCCGAAGGAGAAGGCGGCGCAGCGCGCCGTGGAGCTGCTCGACCTCGTCGGGATACCGGAGCCGCACCTGCGGGCCGCCGCGTTCCCGCACGAGTTCTCCGGCGGCATGCGGCAGCGGGCCATGATCGCGATGTCCGTCGCCAACGACCCGGACGTGATCCTCGCGGACGAGCCGACCACGGCGCTCGACGTCACCATCCAGGCCCAGGTCCTCGACGTGCTGCGCACCGCTCAGCGCGAGACCGGGGCGGCCATGGTGCTCGTCAGCCACGACCTGGGGGTGATCGCGGGCAGCGCGGACCGGGTCGCCGTGATGTACGCGGGCCGGGTGGTGGAGACGGCGCCGGTCGACGAGCTGTTCGCCCGGCCGCGGATGCCGTACACGCTCGGCCTGCTCGGTGCCGTGCCCCGGCTGGACGGGGCGCTGCCGGCAGCCGAGCGGACCGCCGGGGCGCGTGCGGACGGCGGGGAGCCGGCCGAGGAGGCCCCCGGCGACGGATCCCCGGGTGACGTGGTCCCGGCCGAGGGCGGACCGGGTTCCGCGCCGGCTGCCTCCGCCGGGCGGTCCCCCGCCGTCCTGGTGCCGATCCCGGGGGCGCCTCCCCGGGCGGGCGCGCTGCCTCAGGGATGCTCGTTCGCGCCACGCTGCCCGCTGGCCGAGCCCGCCTGCCGCGCCGCCGAGCCGGAGCTGCTGCCCGCGGGCCGAGCCGGGAGCGGCGGCCCGCCGCCCGCAAGCGCTCCCGCTCAGACCCAGGAGCGCGACTCCGGCGACGCGCCACCGGCCACCGCTCCGTCCCGGATCCAGGAGCCGGATTCCCGCGAGGCTCATCTCGCGGCCTGCGTGCGGGCCGACGAGATCCTGCAACGGCGCCTCGGCCCCACCGACGTGTTCCCCGTACCGCCGGTCCCCGCGCCCCTCGCGGAGCAGGAGCGGGACGGCGACGACGGCCCGGTGCTCAGCGTGCGGGGGCTGCACAAGACGTTCCCGCTGTACAAGGGCAGCGTCTTCAAGCGCAGGACGGGCAGCGTGTACGCCGTCGACGGTGTCGAGCTGGAGATCGGCCGGGGCGAGACGCTGGGACTGGTGGGCGAGTCGGGGTCGGGGAAGTCGACGACGCTCTACGAGATCCTGGGGCTGCGGCCGCCGGAGAGCGGCGTGATCGAGGTGCTGGGCAGGTCCACCGCGCAGCTCACGCGGCGTCAGGAGCACGAGCTGAGGGGGCAGCTCCAGATCGTCTTCCAGGATCCGATGGCCAGCCTGGATCCCCGGATGGCGGTCGCCGACATCATCGCGGAGCCGCTGCACGCGCTGGGCGGGGACCGTGACGCGGTACGCCGCCGGATCCCGGAGCTGCTGGAACTCGTGGGCCTCGAACCGGCCCACGCGACGCGCTTCCCGCACGAGTTCTCCGGCGGGCAGCGGCAGCGCATAGGCATCGCGCGGGCGCTGGCGGTGGACCCCCGGCTGCTGGTACTCGACGAGCCGGTGTCGGCGCTCGACGTGTCGATCCAGGCGGGCGTGCTCAACCTCCTGACGCAGCTCAAGGCGGAACTGGGCCTGGCCTACCTCTTCGTCTCCCATGACCTGTCCGTGGTGCGGCACATCGCCGACCGGGTCAGCGTGATGTACATGGGGCGGACGGTGGAGGCGGGCGCGGTGGACGAGGTGTTCGCCGCGCCCCGGCACCCCTACACGCAGGCGCTGCTGTCCGCGGTGCCCCTGCCGGATCCACCACGCGAGCGCCGCCGGGAGCGGATCCTGCTGGCCGGCGACCCGCCGAGCCCCACGCACCGCGACCCCGGCTGCCGGTTCCGGGGCCGCTGCCCCGTCTTCGCCCGGCTGGATGCCGGGGACCGGACCCGCTGCGAGACGCAGCGCCCCGCGCTGCTCTCCCACGGCCCGGACCAGGTGGCGGCCTGCCACTTCCCCGAGGTGCGCACGGTTGTCTGA
- a CDS encoding cryptochrome/photolyase family protein — MKRAHWLFGDQLGPHFLRPGPDGPDRNAPVVMVESRAVFRRRRFHRAKAHLMLSAMRHRAAELGDRVRYVQADTYRQGLHMAVGDKPVTVHHPTSRAALGLVRALDSVTVLPARGFLVAHDDFTAWVGARDGGRLLQEAFYRWVRRRHELLMDGEEPAGGRWNHDHDNREPPPGQARTLGAPPPYRPREDAIDAEVRDDLDRWERDGDVRFVGRDGPRMFPATRREARAALRRFVAHRLAGFGPHEDAMLAGDPVMSHSLLSSSLNLGLLDPAECVEGAEAAWRAGEAPLNSVEGFVRQVAGWREYVWQLYWHLGPDHARSNELGHRRPLPDWFLDLDADAVTARCLATVLAQVRAHGWTHHIPRLMVLGNIALQQGWHPAAVTDWFHRCFVDGYAWVMQPNVIGMSQYADGGRMVTKPYVSGGAYINRMSDFCGPCAYRPARRTGAGACPYTAGYWAFLHRHRARLEHNPRMAQAVHGLDRLGDLGDLLREEDGRRGPP, encoded by the coding sequence ATGAAGCGGGCCCACTGGCTCTTCGGCGACCAGCTCGGCCCGCACTTCCTCAGGCCCGGCCCGGACGGTCCCGACCGGAACGCGCCGGTGGTGATGGTCGAGTCCCGTGCGGTGTTCCGCCGCCGACGCTTCCACCGTGCCAAGGCGCACCTGATGCTCTCCGCGATGCGGCACCGTGCCGCGGAGCTCGGCGACAGGGTGCGCTACGTACAGGCCGACACGTATCGGCAGGGTCTACACATGGCCGTTGGAGATAAACCGGTGACCGTGCACCATCCGACCTCCCGTGCGGCCCTGGGTCTCGTACGGGCCCTGGACAGCGTGACCGTGCTGCCCGCGCGCGGCTTCCTCGTCGCGCACGACGACTTCACGGCATGGGTGGGCGCACGCGACGGCGGGCGGCTCCTGCAGGAGGCCTTCTACCGATGGGTCCGCCGCCGGCACGAGCTGCTGATGGACGGCGAGGAGCCGGCCGGGGGCCGCTGGAACCACGACCACGACAACAGGGAGCCGCCGCCGGGACAAGCGCGCACCCTCGGCGCCCCGCCGCCCTACCGCCCCCGCGAGGACGCGATCGACGCCGAGGTCCGCGACGACCTGGACCGCTGGGAACGCGACGGCGACGTGCGCTTCGTGGGCCGCGACGGCCCCCGGATGTTCCCCGCGACCCGTCGCGAGGCACGCGCGGCCCTGCGCCGCTTCGTCGCGCACCGGCTCGCCGGCTTCGGCCCGCACGAGGACGCGATGCTCGCCGGGGACCCGGTGATGAGCCACAGCCTGCTGTCGTCCTCGCTCAACCTCGGCCTGCTCGATCCCGCGGAGTGCGTGGAGGGCGCCGAGGCCGCCTGGCGCGCGGGGGAAGCACCCCTGAACAGCGTGGAGGGGTTCGTCCGCCAGGTCGCGGGCTGGCGCGAGTACGTGTGGCAGCTGTACTGGCACCTCGGCCCGGACCACGCCCGCAGCAACGAACTCGGTCACCGCCGGCCGTTGCCCGACTGGTTCCTGGACCTCGACGCCGACGCCGTCACCGCCCGCTGCCTGGCGACGGTCCTCGCACAGGTGCGCGCGCACGGCTGGACGCACCACATCCCCCGGCTGATGGTGCTCGGCAACATCGCCCTCCAGCAGGGCTGGCACCCCGCGGCGGTGACCGACTGGTTCCACCGGTGCTTCGTGGACGGCTACGCCTGGGTGATGCAGCCCAACGTGATCGGCATGTCCCAGTACGCAGACGGCGGCCGGATGGTCACCAAGCCCTACGTGTCGGGCGGCGCCTACATCAACCGGATGAGTGACTTCTGCGGCCCCTGCGCCTACCGGCCGGCGCGGCGCACCGGAGCCGGCGCCTGCCCGTACACGGCGGGCTACTGGGCCTTCCTGCACCGGCACCGCGCCCGTCTGGAGCACAACCCGCGGATGGCGCAGGCCGTACACGGCCTCGACCGGCTGGGCGACCTCGGGGACCTGCTGCGCGAGGAGGACGGCCGGCGCGGACCGCCCTGA
- a CDS encoding OsmC family protein, which yields MTDTDRALYTTTMASLGGPDRVEAVGDGTHRLMMNAPPALESADRQAWNPEQLYAAAVASCLHQALGVVASETGADLTGSEVHAAVTLEHVGALRYDFSTRVSVHLPRIDAARRPALIEQALRSCPMAADIRMDEAGTP from the coding sequence ATGACGGACACGGACCGGGCCCTGTACACGACCACGATGGCGTCCCTCGGCGGACCCGACCGGGTGGAGGCCGTGGGGGACGGGACGCACCGGCTGATGATGAACGCGCCGCCCGCCCTGGAGTCCGCGGACCGCCAGGCGTGGAATCCGGAACAGCTCTACGCCGCCGCCGTCGCCTCCTGCCTGCACCAGGCGCTGGGCGTCGTGGCCAGCGAGACCGGCGCGGACCTGACCGGCAGCGAGGTGCACGCCGCGGTCACCCTGGAGCATGTGGGGGCGCTGCGCTACGACTTCTCCACCCGGGTCAGCGTCCACCTCCCGCGCATCGACGCGGCCCGGCGGCCCGCCCTGATCGAGCAGGCGCTGAGGAGCTGCCCCATGGCCGCCGACATCCGGATGGACGAGGCCGGCACACCGTAG
- a CDS encoding IclR family transcriptional regulator has translation MVKPVNTSASEQEPGKGPVDKAMDVLEALAREGGAQRLAQIARRTGLTKPTVHRHLRTLADCGFAEPAEGGAYRAGPRLLGLAAAALHAGPDLRLARPVLADLRRRTGQLAHYAVRDGAEAVHLELSEPAGEYRMSVAPGGRAPLHSSAVGLAMLSALPEPEADAVLAGALLDGTALPARTAATLTDPATLRAELAETARRGYAVDDEYDEPDVRSVAAPVLGAEGQVVGAVGLSGLTFALDDASVAVFGPMVRAAARAVSTGLGGTAPYLGPVPGELPKGGRS, from the coding sequence ATGGTGAAACCGGTCAACACCTCCGCGAGCGAGCAAGAACCCGGCAAGGGCCCCGTCGACAAGGCGATGGACGTGCTCGAAGCCCTGGCACGGGAAGGCGGGGCGCAGCGGCTCGCCCAGATCGCCCGCCGTACCGGCCTCACCAAGCCCACCGTCCACCGCCACCTGCGCACGCTCGCCGACTGCGGCTTCGCGGAGCCCGCCGAGGGCGGCGCGTACCGCGCGGGGCCGCGCCTGCTGGGGCTGGCCGCCGCCGCCCTCCACGCCGGCCCCGACCTCCGGCTCGCCCGCCCCGTCCTCGCGGACCTGCGCCGCCGCACCGGCCAGCTCGCGCACTACGCCGTACGGGACGGTGCCGAGGCCGTCCACCTGGAGCTGTCCGAGCCGGCCGGGGAGTACCGGATGAGCGTCGCTCCCGGCGGCCGGGCCCCGCTGCACTCCAGCGCTGTCGGCCTCGCCATGCTGTCGGCGCTGCCGGAGCCGGAGGCCGACGCGGTCCTCGCCGGCGCCCTGCTCGACGGCACCGCGCTGCCCGCCCGCACCGCGGCCACCCTCACCGACCCCGCGACGCTCCGCGCCGAACTGGCGGAGACCGCCCGGCGCGGCTACGCGGTCGACGACGAGTACGACGAGCCGGACGTGCGCTCCGTCGCCGCGCCCGTCCTCGGCGCCGAGGGGCAGGTCGTGGGCGCCGTCGGCCTCTCCGGGCTGACGTTCGCGCTCGACGACGCGAGCGTGGCGGTGTTCGGCCCGATGGTGCGCGCCGCCGCCCGCGCGGTCTCGACGGGCCTCGGCGGCACCGCGCCGTACCTAGGTCCGGTGCCGGGGGAGCTTCCGAAGGGAGGCCGGTCGTGA
- a CDS encoding ABC transporter permease, which produces MTAYLARRLGYYAILLVAAVCISYVLASTALDPRAYFEGRRPPPSPEAVSAQLTVLGINGDTPLPERLWHWITGAVHGDFGRTIDDTSVTAELGRRLGVSMRLLITGTVLGTVVGVLAGAWTAVRQYRISDRAVTLASFLLLSTPTFLLAVLLKIGAIKLNSVLGTDLIQFTGEKDPDLHGGLLAQLRDRGVHLLLPTLSIGLVTIAAYSRYQRNTMLDVLGADYLRTARAKGLSRSRALLRHGLRTALIPMSTYFSYGFLALFTGATFTEIVFGWHGMGEWLVESIGKDDINSVVAVSTFAAVVVLLSGFLSDVLHAALDPRVRA; this is translated from the coding sequence GTGACGGCCTATCTGGCCAGAAGGCTCGGCTACTACGCGATTCTGCTGGTGGCCGCCGTCTGCATCTCCTACGTGCTCGCGTCCACGGCGCTCGATCCGCGCGCCTACTTCGAGGGCCGCCGCCCGCCGCCGTCGCCCGAGGCGGTCAGCGCCCAGCTGACGGTGCTGGGCATCAACGGCGACACCCCGTTGCCGGAGCGGCTGTGGCACTGGATCACCGGTGCGGTGCACGGCGACTTCGGCCGGACCATCGACGACACCTCGGTGACGGCCGAGCTGGGCCGCCGGCTGGGAGTCAGCATGCGACTGCTGATCACGGGCACAGTGCTGGGCACGGTGGTCGGCGTGCTGGCCGGTGCCTGGACGGCGGTGCGGCAGTACCGGATCTCCGACCGTGCGGTGACCCTCGCGTCGTTCCTGCTGCTGTCGACGCCGACGTTCCTGCTCGCTGTGCTGTTGAAGATCGGCGCCATCAAGCTGAACTCGGTGCTGGGCACCGACCTGATCCAGTTCACCGGCGAGAAGGACCCCGACCTGCACGGCGGCCTGCTGGCGCAGCTGCGCGACCGCGGCGTGCACCTGCTGCTGCCCACGCTCTCCATCGGCCTGGTGACCATCGCCGCCTACAGCCGCTACCAGCGCAACACCATGCTGGACGTGCTCGGCGCCGACTACCTGCGCACGGCCCGCGCCAAGGGGCTGAGCCGGAGCCGGGCGCTGCTGAGGCACGGCCTGCGCACCGCGCTGATCCCGATGTCGACCTACTTCTCGTACGGCTTCCTGGCGCTGTTCACCGGGGCCACCTTCACCGAGATCGTCTTCGGGTGGCACGGCATGGGCGAGTGGCTGGTGGAGTCGATCGGCAAGGACGACATCAACTCGGTGGTGGCCGTCTCCACCTTCGCCGCCGTCGTCGTCCTGCTCTCCGGGTTCCTCTCGGATGTGCTGCACGCGGCGCTCGATCCGCGGGTACGGGCCTGA
- a CDS encoding serine hydrolase: MSALGELLAEGRRRRVYSGAAWSVGTADGPLDRGWTGTRSWGGEGLDGGAAEGSVPGDATPGGATVGDGASGAAGDGDSGVACDGPSGAAGDGPSEGGDPGGPDLDGDALWDLASVTKPIVGLAVLALVEQGALALTDTVGTHRPEYRGGTSADLTVHQLLTHTSGLPGQIPLYRTHPTRADLLRALGKLPLRAAPGTRVEYSSQGFMLLGLVAEAAAGRPLDELVADAVCAPLGMTGTVFTPGAAGRARAVATERCPWRGRTVVGEVHDENAAVLGGVCGHAGLFAPLADLERLGRSLAGGARSLLHSDTFALMTAPHTDALNLRRCLAWQGQDAEGSPVGGSFGPEAYGHTGFTGTSIWLDPATGRYAVLLTNRVHPTRDGQGIEAVRHAFHDRAMALPAAPGREPKR, encoded by the coding sequence GTGAGCGCGCTCGGGGAGTTGCTCGCGGAGGGGCGCCGGCGGCGCGTGTACTCCGGCGCCGCCTGGTCGGTCGGCACCGCCGACGGGCCCCTCGACCGCGGCTGGACGGGCACCAGGAGCTGGGGCGGCGAAGGTCTGGACGGCGGCGCCGCGGAGGGCAGCGTGCCGGGTGACGCCACCCCGGGTGGTGCCACTGTGGGTGACGGCGCCTCGGGTGCTGCTGGTGACGGCGACTCAGGCGTTGCTTGCGACGGCCCTTCGGGTGCCGCGGGTGACGGCCCGTCGGAAGGCGGGGATCCGGGCGGCCCTGACCTCGACGGCGACGCGCTGTGGGATCTCGCCTCGGTCACCAAGCCGATCGTGGGGCTTGCCGTGCTCGCCCTTGTCGAGCAGGGCGCGCTCGCCCTCACCGACACCGTGGGCACCCACCGCCCGGAGTACCGGGGTGGCACTTCCGCCGACCTGACGGTTCATCAGCTCCTCACGCACACCTCGGGACTGCCGGGCCAGATCCCCCTCTACCGCACCCACCCCACCAGGGCGGACCTGCTGCGGGCGCTCGGCAAGCTGCCGCTGAGGGCCGCCCCGGGCACCCGGGTCGAGTACTCCTCGCAGGGCTTCATGCTGCTCGGCCTGGTCGCCGAGGCCGCCGCCGGCCGCCCCCTGGACGAGCTGGTGGCGGACGCCGTCTGCGCGCCGCTCGGCATGACCGGCACGGTCTTCACGCCCGGCGCGGCGGGCCGGGCGCGCGCCGTGGCCACCGAGCGGTGCCCCTGGCGGGGCCGCACCGTCGTCGGGGAGGTGCACGACGAGAACGCCGCGGTCCTCGGCGGCGTCTGCGGGCACGCCGGCCTCTTCGCGCCGCTCGCCGACCTGGAGCGCCTGGGCCGGTCCCTCGCGGGCGGCGCGCGATCGCTCCTGCACTCCGACACCTTCGCCCTGATGACGGCCCCGCACACCGACGCCCTCAACCTCCGCCGCTGCCTCGCCTGGCAGGGCCAGGACGCGGAGGGCTCCCCGGTCGGGGGCTCCTTCGGGCCCGAGGCGTACGGGCACACCGGCTTCACCGGCACCAGCATCTGGCTGGACCCGGCGACCGGCCGCTACGCGGTGCTCCTCACCAACCGGGTGCACCCCACCCGCGACGGCCAGGGCATCGAGGCCGTGCGCCACGCCTTCCACGACCGCGCCATGGCCCTGCCGGCGGCGCCGGGGCGGGAACCCAAGCGGTGA
- a CDS encoding GNAT family N-acetyltransferase, translating into MDNANPRRVGLTPWGEGDFWLLRRTNAREMTEYLGGPESDARLVARHRKYVELQGPGRMYRVTLASTGETVGSIGFWEREWHEETVWETGWGVLPEFQGRGLATSAARALVDVARSAASHRYLHAFPRVDHAASNTVCRGAGFELLGAVGFEYPKGQWITSNDWRIDLGTGR; encoded by the coding sequence ATGGACAACGCGAATCCGAGGCGGGTGGGCCTGACGCCCTGGGGCGAGGGCGACTTCTGGCTCCTGCGGCGGACCAACGCGCGCGAGATGACCGAGTACCTCGGTGGCCCGGAATCCGACGCCCGGCTGGTGGCGCGCCACAGGAAGTACGTGGAGCTCCAGGGGCCGGGGCGGATGTACCGGGTCACCCTGGCGTCCACCGGCGAGACGGTCGGGTCGATCGGCTTCTGGGAGCGCGAGTGGCACGAGGAGACGGTGTGGGAGACCGGGTGGGGCGTGCTGCCCGAGTTCCAGGGCCGGGGGCTGGCGACCAGCGCGGCCCGGGCCCTCGTCGACGTGGCGCGGTCGGCCGCCTCGCACCGGTACCTGCACGCCTTCCCGCGCGTGGATCACGCCGCGTCGAACACGGTCTGCCGCGGGGCCGGGTTCGAGCTGCTCGGAGCCGTCGGCTTCGAGTACCCGAAGGGGCAGTGGATCACGTCCAACGACTGGCGGATCGATCTTGGAACCGGGCGGTGA
- a CDS encoding ABC transporter permease, which yields MPSRGRTVLRRFIARKSALAGLVVVVLLFVLAFAGPFLTHWSYSDIDYTALRAAPSADHWFGTNRIGQDVFAQTVRGLQKSLLIGLLVGLVATVLAAVVGAGAGYFGGWTDRGLMFLVDLLLVFPSFLIIAIVAPRLRATGWLAFVGLLTLFAWMITARVVRSMTLSLREREFVRAAQYMGVRPARIIARHILPNIASFLIIDATIAVGGAVMSETALSYFGFGVQPPDVSLGTLIADNTGAAVTYPWMFFFAAGLLVVFVLAVNLIGDGLRDAFDPTARKARE from the coding sequence CTGCCGAGTCGCGGCAGGACCGTGCTGCGCCGGTTCATTGCGCGCAAGAGCGCCCTGGCCGGACTGGTCGTGGTGGTGCTGCTGTTCGTGCTGGCCTTCGCGGGGCCGTTCCTGACGCACTGGTCCTACTCGGACATCGACTACACCGCGCTGCGTGCGGCGCCCTCCGCGGACCACTGGTTCGGCACCAACCGGATCGGCCAGGACGTCTTCGCGCAGACCGTGCGCGGGCTCCAGAAGTCGCTGCTGATCGGGTTGCTGGTGGGCCTGGTGGCGACCGTGCTCGCGGCCGTGGTGGGGGCGGGCGCGGGCTACTTCGGCGGCTGGACCGACCGGGGCCTGATGTTCCTGGTGGATCTGCTGCTGGTGTTCCCGAGCTTCCTGATCATCGCGATCGTGGCGCCTCGGCTGAGGGCGACGGGATGGCTCGCGTTCGTCGGCCTGCTCACCCTCTTCGCGTGGATGATCACGGCCCGGGTGGTGCGGTCGATGACGCTGTCGCTGCGCGAGCGCGAGTTCGTGCGCGCCGCCCAGTACATGGGGGTGCGGCCGGCGCGCATCATCGCCCGGCACATCCTGCCCAACATCGCCTCGTTCCTGATCATCGACGCGACCATCGCGGTCGGCGGGGCCGTGATGAGCGAGACGGCCCTGTCGTACTTCGGGTTCGGCGTGCAGCCGCCGGACGTCTCCCTGGGCACCCTGATCGCCGACAACACCGGTGCCGCGGTGACCTATCCCTGGATGTTCTTCTTCGCGGCCGGGCTGCTGGTGGTCTTCGTGCTCGCGGTCAACCTCATCGGGGACGGGCTGCGCGACGCCTTCGACCCGACGGCGCGAAAGGCACGGGAGTGA